A DNA window from Primulina tabacum isolate GXHZ01 chromosome 12, ASM2559414v2, whole genome shotgun sequence contains the following coding sequences:
- the LOC142520418 gene encoding acetolactate synthase 1, chloroplastic-like, with translation MGERETGLEIYILEKQRMLVGCRKSFQHINSDAQILDELTDGNAIISTGVGQHQMWAAQHYKYNRPRQWLTSDGLGAMGFGLPAAIGAAVARPDAVVVDIDGDWEDRFYKSNWGHTYLGNPAKEREIFLDMLKFAEACDIRAARVSRKDYLWASIQKILDTAGPYLLDVTVPHQEHVLPMIPSGGAFKDVITEGDWKDLILMLQVPGLDMDAL, from the exons ATGGGAGAGAGGGAGACTGGATTGGAGATCTACATACTTGAAAAACAAAGAATGTTAGTGGGGTGCCGGAAAAGTTTCCAGCATATCAACTCTGATGCTCAA ATTCTAGATGAACTGACAGATGGAAATGCAATCATTAGTACTGGTGTTGGACAACATCAGATGTGGGCTGCACAACATTATAAGTACAATAGGCCTCGGCAATGGCTAACTTCTGATGGCTTGGGGGCTATGGGTTTTGGACTTCCAGCAGCCATTGGAGCTGCCGTTGCAAGACCAGATGCTGTCGTTGTGGACATTGATGGTGAC TGGGAAGATCGCTTCTACAAGTCTAATTGGGGGCATACATATCTTGGAAATCCTGCGAAAGAGAGAGAGATTTTTCTAGACATGCTTAAGTTTGCAGAGGCATGTGACATACGCGCGGCTCGTGTGTCAAGAAAGGATTATCTATGGGCATCAATTCAAAAGATATTGGATACTGCTGGACCCTACTTATTGGATGTAACTGTACCTCATCAAGAACATGTCTTGCCCATGATCCCGAGTGGAGGTGCATTTAAAGATGTGATCACTGAGGGCGATTGGAAGGACCTAATATTGATGCTACAAGTACCAGGGCTGGATATGGATGCTTTGTAA